The Streptomyces sp. NBC_01197 genome window below encodes:
- a CDS encoding NAD(P)H-dependent glycerol-3-phosphate dehydrogenase, whose product MTRAAVFGNGSWGTAFAMVLADAGCEVALWGRRAALAEAINTTRNNPDYLPGIELPASVRATADPAEAARDAEFTVLAVPSQTLRANLADWTGLLHPGTVLVSLMKGVELGTAKRMSEVIEEVGKVPAERVAVLTGPNLAKEIAGRMPAAAVVACRDEAVAQRLQAACHTAYFRPYTNTDVIGCELGGAVKNVIGLAVGIADGMGLGDNAKGSLITRGLAETTRLGLAMGADPLTFSGLAGLGDLVATCSSPLSRNHTFGTNLGRGMTLQETIAATSQTAEGVKSCESVADLARRHGVEMPITETVVDIVHNGKAPVVALKELMSRSAKAERR is encoded by the coding sequence GTGACGCGAGCAGCCGTCTTCGGCAACGGATCCTGGGGCACGGCTTTCGCCATGGTCCTCGCCGACGCGGGGTGCGAGGTGGCCCTCTGGGGGCGCCGCGCCGCTCTCGCCGAGGCCATCAACACCACCCGTAATAACCCGGACTATCTGCCGGGGATCGAACTCCCGGCGTCGGTGCGGGCCACCGCCGACCCCGCCGAGGCCGCCCGCGACGCGGAGTTCACCGTGCTCGCCGTCCCGTCGCAGACGCTGCGCGCCAACCTGGCCGACTGGACCGGGCTGCTGCACCCCGGCACCGTACTCGTCTCGCTGATGAAGGGCGTCGAACTCGGCACGGCCAAGCGGATGAGCGAGGTCATCGAGGAGGTCGGCAAGGTCCCCGCCGAGCGCGTCGCCGTACTCACCGGGCCCAACCTGGCCAAGGAGATCGCCGGCCGGATGCCCGCTGCCGCCGTCGTCGCCTGCCGGGACGAAGCGGTGGCCCAGCGGCTCCAGGCCGCCTGCCACACCGCGTACTTCCGCCCGTACACCAACACCGACGTCATCGGCTGCGAACTGGGCGGCGCCGTCAAGAACGTGATCGGCCTCGCCGTCGGGATCGCCGACGGCATGGGGCTCGGTGACAACGCCAAGGGTTCCCTGATCACCCGGGGACTCGCCGAGACCACCCGTCTGGGCCTGGCGATGGGCGCTGATCCGCTGACCTTCTCCGGACTCGCGGGCCTGGGCGACCTGGTGGCCACCTGCTCGTCGCCGCTCTCCCGCAACCACACCTTCGGCACCAACCTCGGCCGGGGCATGACGCTGCAGGAGACCATCGCGGCCACCAGTCAGACGGCCGAAGGCGTCAAGTCCTGTGAGTCGGTGGCCGATCTGGCCCGCCGGCACGGCGTCGAAATGCCCATCACGGAAACTGTTGTGGACATCGTCCACAACGGGAAGGCGCCGGTCGTTGCGCTGAAGGAACTGATGTCCCGCAGCGCCAAGGCCGAGCGACGCTGA